Within the Opitutaceae bacterium TAV5 genome, the region TTACAACAGCTTGCCGGGCTCGTAACTTGCCGCGCCTTTCACCTTTTTCGCCACGGCAGCGACGGTGCGGACAAACGTGTCCACCTGCTGGGGAGCCGCGCCGACAAAGCGCTTCGCATCGGCGAGGATCGCCACGAGTTTCGTCCGCGACAGGCCGAGGCGCGTGTCGCCGGCGAGCAGGCCGGTCAGGTCCGTGCTGCCCTGCCCCGTGCGGATCGCCTTCGCGGCGGCGAGCGCGTGCTCCTTGATCGCGGCGTGCGCCGTCTCGCGGCCGGCCCCGGCCTTGACCGCCTCCATCAGGATCGTGGTCGTGGCGAGGAAGGGCAGTTGCCGCTCGTTCTCGGCCGCGATGGCGGCCTCGAACACATCCATCTGGTTGAGCACGGCGAGCAGCGTTTCGAGCAGGCCGTCGATCGCATAAAACGCATCGGGCAACGCCACGCGGCGCACCACCGAGCACGACACGTCGCCCTCGTTCCACTGGTCGCCGGCGAGCGCGCCGGTCATCGTCACGTAGCCGGAGAGGATCGTCGAAAAACCGCAGATGCGCTCGCAGTTGCGCGCGTTGACCTTGTGCGGCATGGCCGACGAGCCGACCTGCCCCTTCTGGAACCCCTCCGTCAGGAGCCCCTGCCCCGCCATCAGGCGCAGCGTGGTGGCGAAGCTCGACGCGGCCGCGCCCGCCTGGTGCAACGCCGAGACGACCTCGAAATCCAGCGACCGCGGATACACCTGGCCGACCGCGAAGAGCGACACGCGGAACCCGAGGTGTTTCAGCACGCGCGCCTCGAGACGGGCGACCTTGGCGGCGTCGCCGCCGAAAAGCGTGAGCTGGTCGAGCTGCGTGCCGACCGCGCCCTTGAGCCCGCGCACCGGATAGCGGGCGGCGAGTTCGTCGATGCGCGTGAAGGCGGCGAGCAGTTCCTGGCCGGCCATGGCGATGCGCTTGCCGAGCGTGGTGGGCTGGGCCGGCACATTGTGCGTGCGGCCCGTGAGCATGAGACCGCGGTACTGCCGGGCGCGGCGGGAGAGTTTCACGAGCGCGGCGGCCACCTTCATGCGGACGACGCCGAGCGAGCGGGCGATTTGCAGTTGCTCGACGTTTTCCGTGAGGTCGCGCGAGGTGAGGCCGAGGTGGATCAGTTCGCGCCCGGCGAGGCCGTTGAACTCCTCGATGCGCGCCTTCACGTCGTGGAGCGTGACGCGTTCGCGGGCGTCGATGCTGGCGAGGTCGATCCGGTCCTTGACGCGTTCGTAGTCGGCGATGGCGGCGGCCGGGATGGCCAGCCCGAGGTCGCGCTGGGCCTTCATCACGGCGATCCAGTAATCGCGCTCCAGAGCGATGCGACCGGCAGGCGACCAGAGGGCTTTGACGAGTGGCGAGGCGTAGCGTTCGGCGAGGACGTTCGGAATGGTGGACATGGAAAAAATGAAGAATGAAGAATGAAGAATGAAGAATGAAAGGCGAAACCGGACGGAAACGCGGAAACCGGACATTCTGCATTCGTCATTCTTCATCAGCGCGAAGCGCGCAGTGCCGGCATCCCGGATTTCAGCTTTTACAACGTCAGGCCATTTGCTACGCAGCACCCCTGATGTTTTCGCTCAAATCATTGTTCGGAAAAGACGAGAAGTTCTACGACCTTCTCGAGGCCAGCGCCGAAGAAGCGCTTGTCAGCACCCGACTTCTCGCGACCTATCTCAAACGCAGCGAATCGTTTACCTCGGCGGGCGACCTTGACGATTTTATCCAGAGCCGCCGCAAGGACAAACGCATCACCCAGCAGATCACCGAAGAGCTCTGCAAAACCTTCGTCACCCCGATCGAGCGCGAAGACATCGAGGAACTTTCCCGCGCGCTCTACCGCATCCCCAAGATCGCCGAAAAACTCGTCGAGCGCCTCTCCATCTATCCGGGCCGTTTCCCGCGCGAGGGTTTCCAGCGCCAGACCGAGCTGCTCGGCCAGGCCGCCGAGGCCGTCGTCTTCATGGTCAAACAGCTTCGCAAGGGCGCGAAGCTCGAAGGCGTGCAGGAAGCCAACGAACGCCTCCAGTACGCCGAAGGCCAGGCCGACAAGGTCATGCTCGGCCAGCTCAAGGAGCTCTACCACGGCCCCTATGACGCGAAAGAAACTGTCATTCTCCAGGAGCTCTTCGAAATGGCCGAAAAGGCCATCGACCGCTGCCGCGATGCCGGCAACGTCGTTTTCCAGATCGTCCTGAAATACTCCTGAGCCGCCGCGCCCTCCCCTCCCACTCCCTCCTTTAGACCGATGACCCTGTTTCTCGTGGTTCTGGTGGCGGCCCTGGTGTTCGAATACATCAACGGCTTCCACGACGCGGCCAACGCCATCGCCACTGTCGTCTCGACCAAGGTGCTCACGCCCCGCCAGGCGATCATGCTGGCGGCCTTCTTCAACCTTTTCGGCGCGCTCATGGGCACGGCCGTGGCGAAGACCATCGGCAACGGCCTCGTGGCGGCGGAAGCCATCACCATGACCACGGTGCTCGGCGCGCTCATTGCCGCCATCGTGTGGGGCCTGTTCACGTGGTGGCTCGGCCTGCCCTCCAGCTCCAGCCACGCGCTCGTCGGGGGCCTGTGCGGCGCGGCGCTCTCCACGGCGCACGGCAACTGGGGCGTCCTCAAGTGGTCGATCTACAATCCCGAGCACCACATGCAGGAAGGTCTCTGGCCGAAAATCGTGATGCCGATGTTCGCCTCGCCGGTGGTCGGTTTCATCGGGGCGGCAATCTTCATGCTGTTTCTCTACGCGGTGCTGAAAAAACTCACGCCGAGGATCATCAACGCCGTCTTCGGCAAACTCCAGCTCGTGAGCGCGAGCTGGATGGGTTTCAGCCACGGCTCCAACGACGCGCAGAAGACCATGGGCATCATCGCCCTCGCCCTGTTCACCGGCACCCAGTCCGGCGCGTTCGAGAATCTTCCGGGCTGGCTGCACTTTCTCGACACGCCGACCTTCGATGTGCCCAAGTGGGTCATGATCACGTGCGCGCTCACGATGGCGGCCGGCACGGCGGGCGGCGGCTGGCGCATCATCCGGACGATGGGCCACAAGATGGTGAAGCTCCAGCCTGTCCACGGCTTCGCCGCGGAGACCACCGCCGCCCTCATCATCCAGGCTGCCTCGCACGTGGGCGTGCCGCTCTCGACGACGCATGTCATCTCGACCTCGATCATGGGTGTGGGCGCCACCAAGCGGTTCAGCGCCGTGAAATGGGGCATCGTTTCCCGCATCGTCTGGGCGTGGGTGCTCACGCTCCCCGTCACCGGCCTGATCGGCTGGGGCGCTTCGGAAATCATGCACGGCTTCGGCATGAAGTGAAAAACAGGGCTTCGGCCATGGTAGCGCGTCCACGCTGCCGCCGGTTTGATTTCAGCTTTTCAGTTTTCAGCGTTTCGGCGTTTCGGCGTTTCAGCCCATCCCCACCTGCCGCAACGCCTCGTAACAGGCGATGCCGGCCGCCGTGCTCAGGTTGAGCGAACGCAGCTCCGGGTTGGCGTGCGGGATCGTCAGCCGCTGCGCCTCCCCGATCTCGTCGTGCAGCCAGTCCGGTGCGCCGTGACCCTCGTTGCCGAACACCAGTCCGTCGCCGTCGGCAAACGCCGCGCTCCAGAACGACCGCTCCGTTTTTGTCGTGAACAAAAACAGCCGTCGCGGCGCGTGCGGGCTCGCCCGGAAGGCCGCCCAGTCCGCGTGATGATGCACGTCGAGCGAATGCCAGTAATCCATCCCCGCCCGCCGCAAGTGCCGGTCGGTAATGGTAAAACCCAGCGGATGGACCAGATGCAGCCGCGAACGCGTGAGCGCGCACATCCGGCCGACGTTGCCGGTATTTTGCGGGATCTCGGGCTGGAACAGGACGATATGGATCATGGCGGATGCGCGCGCCAAGCGGCGCGAAAAAGTGCCGGCGAGTCAAGAGAGGTGCAAAAGTGGCCTGAGCATCCTGCCCATGATGCCGACGTGGCACGGGCTTCCAGCCCGTGTTTCGCTCCGGACAAAGGCGGCGCTGCGCGCCGTCCACGGCCAGGATGGCCGTGCCACACCCCGCCGCCGCTCCCCTGTTTCCCGCCATTGACCCCGGCGCGTCCGGCTGCTTAACAAGACCCTTTATGTCCACGCAGCCCTCCGAGTCATCCAACCTGATGGAAGCCGTTGTTTCGCTCTGCAAACGCCGCGGTTTCGTGTTTTCGTCCTCCGAAATCTACGGCGGCCTCAACGGGTTTTTCGATTACGGACCGCTCGGCGTGGAGCTGAAAAAGAACATCCGCGACTGCTGGTGGAACGACATGGTGCGCCGCCGCGACGACGTCGTCGGCATCGAGTCCTCCATCATCATGCACCCCAAGGTCTGGCACGCTTCCGGCCACGTCGGCGGCTTCACCGACCCGCTCGTGGACTGCAAGGTCAGCAAACAACGCTACCGCGCCGACCAGCTCTTCTTCGCCGCCGTCATCGTCGATGGCGCCACCCACGGCTACGTTTCCGCGCTCGAAAGCGAAAACACCGAAGGCGAACTCCAGGCCGCCGCCGAAACGTTCAAACGCAAGAAGGCCATCCAGGGCGCGCTCGCCCCGGTCAAGCCGCAGGAGTTCACCGAGGCCACGCCCGAACAGATTCCGCTGATCCCCTCCCCCGCCACCGGCGAACCCGGCAGCCTCACGCCGCCGCGCGATTTCAACATGATGTTCGAGACGTACGTCGGCGCGCTGCGCGACGACTCGGCCATCGCGTACCTCCGCCCGGAAACCGCGCAGGGCATGTTCGTCGATTTCAGGAACGTGGTGGACACCGGCCGCGTGAAACTGCCCTTCGGCATCGCGCAGACCGGAAAGTCATTCCGCAACGAAATCACCCCGCGCAACTTCATCTTCCGCTCCCGCGAATTCGAGCAGATGGAGATGGAGTTTTTCATCCACGAGGACGACGACTGGGCGAAGTGGCACCGTTACTGGATCGACTGGTGCGCCGGCTGGCTCAGGAGCATCGGCCTGCCTGCGTCACACCTTTCCGAATACGACCACCCGAAGGCCAAGCTCTCCTTCTACTCCAAGGGCACGACGGACATCATGTTCCGGTTCCCCTTCGGCGTGCAGGAACTCTGGGGCATCGCCGCGCGCGGCAACTACGACCTCAACCAGCACGCGCAGCACAGCGGCAAGCCGCAGGATATTTTCGACGAGGCCACGAAGAAAAAATTCGTGCCGCACGTCATCGAGCCGGCCGTCGGTCTCGACCGCATTTTCCTCGCCGCGCTCTGCGCCGGTTACGCCGAGGAGGAAGTGAAGGACGAGAAGGGCAACGTGGAGAAACGCGTCGTGCTCCGCCTCTCGCCGCGCATCGCGCCGGTCAAGGTGGCGGTGCTGCCGCTCCTGAAAAACAAGGAGCCGCTCGTCGCCCGCGCGCAGGAACTCTACAGGAAAATCAAGCGCAAGTACGCCGCCTTCTACGACGAGTCCGGCGCCGTCGGCCGCCGCTACCGCCGCCAGGACGAGATCGGCACCCCGTGGTGCGTGACGATCGATTTCGATACGATCGAAAAAGACGGCACCTTCACGCTCCGCGAGCGCGACACGATGCAGCAAAAACGCATCACCGAGGCCGAACTCTTCACCCTGCTCGACGAGCAGGTTTACTGAACCGCCGTCCTCTCCCCGCCGCCGCATGGCTGCGGGCAGCCTCTCCCTTCCCAAGCCGAAGCCTGCACGCTTCGGCTTTGTTTTTCGAAAGCATCAGGGATCGGCGTTTTCCCGATAAGCCGGGAGACCGTTATCGAAAAAACTTTCGCAATGCGAGGTGACTCCAGGTCCCTCACTTCCCGTTCAAAGCCTTCGATTTCGGTGATGCGGGAACGGGCCATGAAGCAGCAGGACAACAGGCGAGTGAGGCAAATTCACCGGCAGGGCTCAACCCCGGGTTACGTTTTCTGCTTGATGCAAAGGATGTTCCTTCAGGGCGATCCTTCTCGCCCCGGCGCGGTAAATAGTGCCCCGGAATCTTCCGCTACCCCGGTTGTGCCCGATCAGGCACATACGGATTCTTCAAAAGAATTACGCTCGGGCTGCAACCAAACATGCGCGCTTCCAAGAATATCGTTGGCCCGACCGTCAGACGTTTACGCGACGCACAGAATCTGTCGCAAACCGAGCTTGCCGCGCGCTGTCAGCGGCTTGGCTGGGATATTTCCCGGGATACGATTGCCAAGATAGAAGGCGGCTCCCGCTGGGTGGGAGATTTCGAACTGGTTCCATTGGCCAAGGCGCTCAAGGCCAACATTCAGGATCTTTTCCGATAAGAGGTCGGGATAAATGTTGTGGCAGAAAAGATGATCGGCTCTGCCGATATGTGCCTGATCAGGCACAAAACTATTTGACATGCATGGATTGATATGTGCTAAATCGGGCACACTCGAATCCGACATAACATCGGGTCCGGTTTTGAACCACACGACCTCATCATGAAACACCCAACCCTCCCCTCCCTGTTCACCGGCGCTGCGCGCGCCGTGCCTTGTCTCGCCTTCGCCGTCGCGGCGCAGGCTCTCGCCGCCCAGACGGTGGTGCTCGTCCAGGATACGTTCACCCTCAACGGAACCACCCGCATCGAAGGCAGCAGCCTTGCCGGGACGTCCCCCGAACAACAGACTGGCAGCGGCGTCTGGAAAACGGGGACCGGTTCGGCTTCCGGCCGATTTTCCGCCGAGGGGACGATCATCGGCTATCAGTCAGGCAGTACGATCTATCCCGTAGAAATGCGCATCGCCATCACGCAGCCAACCGCGGTGACCACGGTGTCGGCCAGCATCGTCAGCTCCACCTCCGACTGGGTCGCAGTCGGCTTCCTCAGCAGCGACACGTCGAGTTCGCAAGCGTGGTTCGGCAGCAGTGACAGCATTCTGTGGGTCATGATCCGTCCGTCGGGAGGCTGGACCCTATTCAAGAACGGCACCACCACCACGCTTGCCAGCGGCACGGTCAGCGGATTCTCCGCCACTGCCAGTTACACGCTGGGGATAAGCTACGATCCGGCGACACAGATGGCCCGCGCCTTCCTGAGCGACGGCACCACGGAAACCAGCCTGTTTTCCACCAACGACGGCTGGTTCGCGACCGGGCTGGACGTCGACACCTCGAT harbors:
- a CDS encoding glycine-tRNA synthetase subunit beta, giving the protein MSTQPSESSNLMEAVVSLCKRRGFVFSSSEIYGGLNGFFDYGPLGVELKKNIRDCWWNDMVRRRDDVVGIESSIIMHPKVWHASGHVGGFTDPLVDCKVSKQRYRADQLFFAAVIVDGATHGYVSALESENTEGELQAAAETFKRKKAIQGALAPVKPQEFTEATPEQIPLIPSPATGEPGSLTPPRDFNMMFETYVGALRDDSAIAYLRPETAQGMFVDFRNVVDTGRVKLPFGIAQTGKSFRNEITPRNFIFRSREFEQMEMEFFIHEDDDWAKWHRYWIDWCAGWLRSIGLPASHLSEYDHPKAKLSFYSKGTTDIMFRFPFGVQELWGIAARGNYDLNQHAQHSGKPQDIFDEATKKKFVPHVIEPAVGLDRIFLAALCAGYAEEEVKDEKGNVEKRVVLRLSPRIAPVKVAVLPLLKNKEPLVARAQELYRKIKRKYAAFYDESGAVGRRYRRQDEIGTPWCVTIDFDTIEKDGTFTLRERDTMQQKRITEAELFTLLDEQVY
- a CDS encoding transcriptional regulator is translated as MRASKNIVGPTVRRLRDAQNLSQTELAARCQRLGWDISRDTIAKIEGGSRWVGDFELVPLAKALKANIQDLFR
- a CDS encoding phosphate transport regulator, which translates into the protein MFSLKSLFGKDEKFYDLLEASAEEALVSTRLLATYLKRSESFTSAGDLDDFIQSRRKDKRITQQITEELCKTFVTPIEREDIEELSRALYRIPKIAEKLVERLSIYPGRFPREGFQRQTELLGQAAEAVVFMVKQLRKGAKLEGVQEANERLQYAEGQADKVMLGQLKELYHGPYDAKETVILQELFEMAEKAIDRCRDAGNVVFQIVLKYS
- a CDS encoding adenylosuccinate lyase, giving the protein MSTIPNVLAERYASPLVKALWSPAGRIALERDYWIAVMKAQRDLGLAIPAAAIADYERVKDRIDLASIDARERVTLHDVKARIEEFNGLAGRELIHLGLTSRDLTENVEQLQIARSLGVVRMKVAAALVKLSRRARQYRGLMLTGRTHNVPAQPTTLGKRIAMAGQELLAAFTRIDELAARYPVRGLKGAVGTQLDQLTLFGGDAAKVARLEARVLKHLGFRVSLFAVGQVYPRSLDFEVVSALHQAGAAASSFATTLRLMAGQGLLTEGFQKGQVGSSAMPHKVNARNCERICGFSTILSGYVTMTGALAGDQWNEGDVSCSVVRRVALPDAFYAIDGLLETLLAVLNQMDVFEAAIAAENERQLPFLATTTILMEAVKAGAGRETAHAAIKEHALAAAKAIRTGQGSTDLTGLLAGDTRLGLSRTKLVAILADAKRFVGAAPQQVDTFVRTVAAVAKKVKGAASYEPGKLL
- a CDS encoding inorganic phosphate transporter translates to MTLFLVVLVAALVFEYINGFHDAANAIATVVSTKVLTPRQAIMLAAFFNLFGALMGTAVAKTIGNGLVAAEAITMTTVLGALIAAIVWGLFTWWLGLPSSSSHALVGGLCGAALSTAHGNWGVLKWSIYNPEHHMQEGLWPKIVMPMFASPVVGFIGAAIFMLFLYAVLKKLTPRIINAVFGKLQLVSASWMGFSHGSNDAQKTMGIIALALFTGTQSGAFENLPGWLHFLDTPTFDVPKWVMITCALTMAAGTAGGGWRIIRTMGHKMVKLQPVHGFAAETTAALIIQAASHVGVPLSTTHVISTSIMGVGATKRFSAVKWGIVSRIVWAWVLTLPVTGLIGWGASEIMHGFGMK
- a CDS encoding tRNA methyltransferase translates to MIHIVLFQPEIPQNTGNVGRMCALTRSRLHLVHPLGFTITDRHLRRAGMDYWHSLDVHHHADWAAFRASPHAPRRLFLFTTKTERSFWSAAFADGDGLVFGNEGHGAPDWLHDEIGEAQRLTIPHANPELRSLNLSTAAGIACYEALRQVGMG